In the Halorubrum ruber genome, GAGGCGTACGAGGAGGCGATCCGCGGCTACATGGACGAGCTGAAGACGACCGAACAGTACCAGACGTGGTACGACACGGCCGTCGAGCCGACGCTCGGCCTCTCTCGCGAGGTCGGCAACTGGTACACGAGCTCGGTCCACATCGCCCGCGTGAGCGCCCTGCGCGACGCGCTGAAGCGCGACCGCGAGTTCGTCGGGGACACGCTGCTCGTCGCCTCCTACGGCTCCGGCGCGCAGGCCGAGATCCACGCCGAGACGATCCGCGAGGGGTGGCGCGCGGAGATCGAGGGGCTCGACATCGACGCCCAGCTCGACGCCCGCTACGACCTCACGTGGGACGAGTACGAGGACGTCCACGACGTCCACGAGTACGACATGGACGTCGAACGCGAGATCGAGGAGTTCACCCAGCCGGACGGGGAGTTCGTCTTCACCGGCTGGGGGCGGATGAACGAGCGGAAGTACGAGTACGTCGAGTAGCGGCGCGGCCCCCGCGCTCGGCCTCGCTCCGATCCGCGAGTCGCCCGCAGCGGCCCGCAACCCCGTGAAAACGGCTCACACGGGCCGTACGCGATACGATGGTTTTAAACGACGCTGGCGTGAATCGACACCCAATGGTAACCATCTACGACGTGCCGGCCGACGACCTCATCGAGGCCGTCGCGGCGCGACTCGAGGACCGCATCGACGAGCCCGACTGGGTCGAGTTCGCCAAGACCGGCGCCGGCAAGGAGCTCCCGCCGGAGCAGGACGACTTCTGGTACGTCCGCTCCGCGAGCCTCCTGCGGAAGGTCGCCCAGAACGAGCCGATCGGCATCGAGCGGCTCGCGACCGAGTACGGCTCGAAGAAGCGCGGCTCGAACCGCTACGTCGTTCGCCCTGGCGAGCACGAGGGCGGCTCCCGCAAGCTCATCCGTTCGGCGCTCCAGGCGCTCGAAGAGGACGGACTCGTCACGACCGCGAGCGGCGAGGGGCGCCGCGTCTCCGACGAGGGCGAGGCGTTCCTCTCCGAGGTCGCGACCGAGGTCTTCGAAGATCTCGACCGCCCGGAACTCGAACGCTACGCGTAGAGCGCTGTTTTTCGTTCTCACCCGTCCGACTCCGTTAGCGACTGCTGTCCCGCATTAGCGGCCGCCGTAGTGCCTTTGTGGTCGTTTCCCTGATTACGCGGCCGAAACGCCCGGTAGCGGCCGTTTCTCTCCGGCGAACCGTGCTTGTGGATTGCGGCCGCTCACACGTAATGTATCAAATACCGCTATACAGAATTTTGGTGACACCGATCCATCCGCCTCGCTCCCGTCGCGGTTCGCATCGTACGGTTCGCCGCCGCTCCGCCATCAGCTTCTTGCTCCCTCGGCGCCGAGCCCGGCCGTGACTCCGAGCGTGATTCACGCATGACCGATTCGCAGGCCGTCGCGGTCGAACGGATCCACGTCGCCTCGGGGACGGGGGGCGACCCGGAACCGCGAACGGCCGTCGAGGCGGTCGCCGACCGGGGGCTTCGCGGCGACCGCTACTTCGACGGCGACGGGATCTACAACGAGCAGGCTGACTTGGAGCCGAGCGACGTCACGCTGATCGAGGCGGAGGCGCTCGCGGCCGCGGCCGAGGAGTTCGGCGTCGACCTCGACGCGGGCGCCCATCGACGCAACCTCACCACGCGCGGCGTCGCCCTCGACGACCTCGTCGGCGAACGGTTCCGGGTGGGTGAGGCGGTGTTCGAGGGGCTCGGTCACTGCGAGCCCTGCGGGTACATGGCGGACCTCGCGGAGGAGGCGGACGCGGCGGCCGCGCTCGATGGCCGCGGCGGACTCGACGCTCGGATCGTCGAGTCGGGAACGATCGCGGTCGGGGACGACGTGGTTTGGTCGCCTCCCGGCGACGCAGACGGAGAGTCTATCGGCGACGCGGACTGTTGAAGGAGGACGGCGGACGAGCGGGAGACGCGCGGACTATCCCGTATTCTTCATCCCGGCGGCGATGCCGTTGACGGTGAGCCGCAGGGTGCGCTCCTCCTCGTCGGTGCGGTGGGTGCGGCCGAGCAGGTTCGCCTGGAGGAGGTTCAGGGGATCGACGTAGGGGTTGCGGCGGTCGAGGCTCTCCTCGAGCCACTCGCGGCGGAGCAGCTGGTCGCGGCCGCTGATCTCCAGGACCAGTTCGCGCCCGCGCTCGTACTCGCCGACGAGCTCGGGGAAGAAGCGCTCGCGGAGGTCGTCGTCGGCCAGGTCGGCGTACTCGGCGGCGATCTCCGGCTCGGTGCGCGCGAGCGCCAGCGAGGCGTTGTCGAGCGTGGTCCGGAAGAACGGCCACTCGTCGAACATCTCGCGGAGCGTCTCCATCCCCGCCTCCTCGCCGACCTCGTCGAGGTAGGCGTCGATCCCGGAGGCGATCGCGTACCACCCGGGGAGGATGAGCCGGGTCTGGGTCCACGAGA is a window encoding:
- a CDS encoding MOSC domain-containing protein, which produces MTDSQAVAVERIHVASGTGGDPEPRTAVEAVADRGLRGDRYFDGDGIYNEQADLEPSDVTLIEAEALAAAAEEFGVDLDAGAHRRNLTTRGVALDDLVGERFRVGEAVFEGLGHCEPCGYMADLAEEADAAAALDGRGGLDARIVESGTIAVGDDVVWSPPGDADGESIGDADC
- a CDS encoding 30S ribosomal protein S19e, which gives rise to MVTIYDVPADDLIEAVAARLEDRIDEPDWVEFAKTGAGKELPPEQDDFWYVRSASLLRKVAQNEPIGIERLATEYGSKKRGSNRYVVRPGEHEGGSRKLIRSALQALEEDGLVTTASGEGRRVSDEGEAFLSEVATEVFEDLDRPELERYA